The following DNA comes from Anopheles coustani chromosome 2, idAnoCousDA_361_x.2, whole genome shotgun sequence.
GAAACGGGAGACCTGATTGGTTTGAATGGAAACGCTAATACGATATCGTGGCTCGTAAGCGGATGCCGATGCACAAATCCCGGCTAAAGTGGGACGCGAAACGGTTCGAAGGATGGAAGGGAGGGCATAGAAAAGGCGGCTTTGAAAACTGCTGGGAACATTCTTCGGCGATCGTTGTTGATCATGCACAATAATAATACACCCATGTGGCCTTTCGTCAATATATGACAATTACGACCACTTCTGTGGCAGAGTGGATTATTCGACATCGTAAGCAAAGCCATACGTACGTGCAAAGACATACGTAGGAACACACGCTCAAAGCGGACGCCGATAATCAGTGGTGGTAACTTTCTCTTCTTCCGAGATGCCAGCAAAGATGCGGAGCGTTTCGGTGTGAAGATTCCGTccgcttttttgttgtttctctCCTATTTCATTACCCGCCATATTCTTTCGGTTCACATTTTCTGGTTACCATTCAAATGAACTCAACCTTTGGTTCACTCATTTTCCGGTCCAATTGTGAATTCTTGGGCTTTTCATGCCCCAGTATCACCAAATCATTATCAttcacatcatcatcatcatcatcatcatcatcatcatcattttttctagcatgttggtcGGGGAAAACCACACAACACATTCGAGCAGTGGGTCAAAGATCCCAGCAGAAACAAGAAATTCGCTCCTTCGTGCACACAAGaagcagtctggaaagcgttgACCTACAAGTAAACTGCATTTACTCAGCCGATAATAGGCTAACCAACACGAATGAATATGGCACCGGTTATCACGCAATCGAGGTCGTGTTCTGTTCCGATTTTGTGTGTCACTTTCAGTCCGTTTCTTTTCGTCATTTCTCCGTAGCATTTGATGTCCTCACGGGGGACACTTTCATTATTCTCAacagttttgctttttctccgCCAACTAGACGGTGCAAGAATTTACAGCTTCAGGCATTCCACTTCCATGACGGCGGTATTCGAATGGCATACTTCCGCTGCTATTTCGAATGGCCGTTTCGATGAAACGTGCAACCGCGCggagaaagagaaagtttTGCATATACACGGATGTTATATCACGCATTTCTTTCCGTCATCGATCGTTCCGAAGCGCGTCATagcgagtgtgtgttttttgtttgtctttattttttatttttgtcagaGCTGGAATTTAACGTTTCATTGACCTCGACACTCTACCTTTTTGGAGTGAAGTCGAGACCTTCGGAATTTTTTACTATGTTCATGCATAGGTTCGCCGTTTGTTAGCGGAAATTTTGGAATGGTTTCGCTCGTTCAAATAATTCGTTTAAACAAATGCACATACAATTTGACGTAATAAATATTCCACATCCCCGATGATTCGTTGCTTGGGTGTAACGGTTTTCTCCCCCGTCTTTCTTTTTACAGCAACATGACGCATAAAACGGAACGCAGCCTGATCCTACTGGGACTCGTGTTAAGTAACCTTGTGCTTTGCACCTGGGCTTTCCCGCAACAGCATCACCAACACACAGTGACCGAGCAGAGAAAGTTCGCGGAGAAGCCCAACGCCATCAAAAAGGTGGCGCTGGACGACATCGAGGAGATACAGACGAACCAGATACAGGACGGCGGTTTCTCCTGGTCCAACATGCTGGGCCTGCTGATGCAGATGATCTTcaacggtggcggcggtggtggtggtggcaacgTGCCGACCAAGTCGGATGACATCGACAACGGCGTGTCGTCGTTCGGCCAGTCGCCATGGGCCAACGTCATTTCGGTGGGGCTGAAGATCATCACCACGCTGCTCGGAGGCGGCGGCGCTGGGGACGGCATCGATAAGGTGGACAACGGTGGATCGCCGATGCAGGTGAGCGAAGCGAACGGGGGTGTCGCGGTACGTGACGGAACTCACAACGGAAATGGTGATGGCATGATTCGTAGCTTTTTTTAGTAAACAAACATGTAAAAATCCTACGCATAACATTGCTAATTGCTCTGTGATATCCTTATTGCAAATTCCATTATTTATCTTTAATGCTTCTAACAGTTAAATCATGCAATCGATATCATGAATCATCAATTAAGCAAATTGCATCGCTCAACTACCTGTCTGAAATCACGTAAGAATGTTTAGATTCACTCTTGAAGTGTTAAGAGTTAACAAGTTTAGCAGTCAATACGAGTTTGTATTACTATTTAAACAGTGAACAAAATCGACTTTGTAAAGAAtcttattttatgttattgaTCTTGTTTTGTATAATGTAGAGTCACTGCTGGTTAATGCTCAAAATATTGAGAACCATAAGCCATAGTAATTTTAGTTGTTATATTTTgtctttcaaattttatttgtttatcttaaaaagtaattttttaaaactcttttcataaaaagaaaaaaataaaacgattaaCAAAACAAgtacacatttaaaaaaagtcaaatatttgattttgttaCGATACcggtaaacattttatttagcaGTTTTAACAATAAATTGGCCAAATTGGCATTGGCACTTGAAGAATGTATTGTACGATCAGATCTACATCACAAAACTGTTGTGTGTGGTTTGCCAAACAATAGCGGAAGCAATGGTCATTTTAGAAACTATCTAAAACCTTTTTATACAAATGGTATTTTGCCATCAATTTGGGTCCACTCCATTACGGATTTGCATATATTTTCGATTGGAAATTGATAACATTATGAATTGTTGTATAAGCTTGGCAGTGTGGtgtgaacattttatttttgcagtgaatttattaaaatcaaGGGCATTGTGAGATTAGTTCTTAGGACAGAAATAATATGGAATAAGATCATACTTATGGAATGGTACTTGAATCCTTCTGCTGTACGATTCAACTATCGCTCTTAAAAATAGTAGAACCGGAACAAGTAAAATCGcgcatttttaaacaattttaaaagtaCCACTAGGTCAAGTTATTTATACAGTTGTTAActtggtttttaaaaatttaacataAAATGTTTTAGATAAGaagattttccataaatattCCGCATGTTGTGCCTCTTGTTTTCGACATGGTAACAGTTTGCCTAAAGCGTAGAAATCGCTGCAAGGAAGTGGGGCCTCCTAAATCATCCACACCCACTAGCTTACCCACATTTACACCAGCACCTAACTGTAACAGACAGTCTTTCTGTAAGCgtagtttaattttaaattattccctCTAAACATTTAGAACGTTCTAGCTGCCGTATTCACAGCCATGTTTGGTGCCAAAGACCCCGACCAAGTTAATACGATGGCAAAACAGGCCGGTGAGGTACGTATTTGTACATTATGTCGTGTCTAGTTTGTTTCGTCGTGTCGTGTCTAGTTTGTCTAACTTACTTCTGGGATATTCCATCAACTCTCTTgttctttgtaaaaatatatctTTTTCCAACTGCTTGTACAAAATATCCTCCGAATTAAAATGGGacacatgtttatttttccgccGTAACGCCAACAAGTGTAAATCGAACATAAATCCGCGCACTAATCTCAATTCGAGCTTTgacaaatgaatttaaaataagtttgTAGAATTTTTCCATTAGTGTCTATAGTTATATCATCGGTACGATTCTTAAGCCACTCGATTTAAAGGAGTTTTTAAATGTGATTTCGTTTCCAAAGatcatttcaattttacttGCGAGATATCTTTTGTGTGTGACGTTTTAAAAAATTGGTTTGAAATTCATTAAATACACTCAATTTCGTTTAGTGTGAAAAATTTGACACAGACAAATTGAACATTGTCAAATGTTGCTTTACTCACAACATACGGAACTCATGTCAGAACTCAGATATgttattcttttccttttgcaaTCAATAAGTTGCCTTCATAAAAATCACCCAACCTTACAAAATGTGTGCCAatgagtgcgtgtgtgtttgtttaccCAGCTGCAACATCACAAGTATACCAGACAAATACAATGTATCATTCCAGTTCATTAACATTGTCGTGAACCTGCTCGATGCCCTGAAGACGTCGTTCTCTCACCGTTCTCTGACTGCCCGGAGCCTGGGAAAGAAAGATGTGATCAGCGACGCAACCGTTGCCAGCCTGGCCATGATGAAGGGCTACGTTCGCGGCACCAACCAGCCCGAAGATCGCTGCATGCAGAAGTTTCTTTGTGAGGCAAACAGCGACTGCATGAGCGCGATCGGTGGTTCCAGCATTTTCTGCCAGCTTGGATCGTAAGTGCACCTAATTCATGGCAACCACTAGAAACCCTTTGGTGACTAACGTCTCTCTCATTCACTCTCGcttgctctctctcttccaGCTATGCCACCAGCTTTATTCTTGAACGGCAAACGGGCAAGGCGTTTGACATCTTCTACGAAGCTGGACGAAACGGACGCTTCGGAGTGGATTGCCGACAGCTTTATCTGGAGTGTAACGAAGTTTAAGGCGTTAAATAATGCCCTCCCAACAGAGGATCGAAAGAGGGCGAGGAACAAATAGCAACTTTACCGTCCGTACCCATTTCTTTAGACCTTTCCATTGGCGTACGGATACCCTGTCCGGGACCGTATGCTGCAACTGAGCAACAACGATTAGAACCGATGGTCGTGTCTCTATGATACCGCATTCCCTGCACAAATGCATGAGATGCCTGTGCCATCGAGATAGACCAACCACTagcttttacatttatttatggtcTCTAGCAGTAATCTCATGTTTTTGTGGCCttattatttaaatcatatttatatgtcttatttatttattttgccgGTTTCCACAACtaactatttttaatttctcaaCCGACAATCTGCTGCTGCCTTCGGCAATCAGAAGGTGACGCAACTTGAGCAAAAATTGAAAGGCTGTAGTGAATACTAAGGAAAGATAAACGAAATATCAATTCAAGCTAAGAGCAGCCACCAACGGGTGATTTACGATGCAATGTTTATTCCTAATTCAAGAATGCATTCCAATTTCtcacaaacacttttcatCTATTAGCCAATTTTGTGGCCATTTCCCCTATCGCAATGCAATATTCTAGGcaggaaaataagaaaaaaacccgcAATTATAAGCACAGATGCAACACGACAATTGGAATGTACAATTTTGAGATAAGGAGTGGTACTatttattgcaaaataaacCGAATCAGTAGTATCTACATGGGTTGTGTTAGGTTTTGTTACGATTCAATCAAATGTATCCGAAATAAAGTAATTTTATATGCACCTTTTTTGCAAATTCATTTGGCAGGAATTATTcggtttttttccaaaacctATATAACGGAAGTGTGGCACTGACCAGAGAACTTGTACGAAATACGTTGATAACTTCTTTAACATATATCTCTCCCGGTaatcaaattgttttattttggaaataatgaaatgttttctaaAACTCCGCATCTTAACTCTAATGTTTATGAGCACTCGTACTCTTCGAAACTTATTCCTATTTCGATTCGGGGTGATTTATAGAAAAActaatgtttttgttattggATCTTCAGtctatttttttcgtttcttgaaAATACTACAcgttcaaaaatgaaaaaaattaaaaaagttaaaaatccTATTTGATAGATTTCTATTTGTTTCTGTATTTCTGTTTGgtatcttttttcttgaaagttCTGAGAGGTTTTCAGATATATTTCTGGAGATTGTATGGAAGGATAAAACCTTAGAATCTGGACAGTTTCGTATCAAAGATGGTAACGATAATGGTTACTAGCGTACCAACTTTACTGGTTTGTTAAGTTAATCACGTTCATTTCGTTTGGAAAAAATTAACTCTGTAAAAAATGGCTTATGTACTACCGGCTATGGAAACCATTAAAGTTAGTATATGAAGGCACATTATGTACACTTACCTGTGACAAGTGAGGAGCCTCTTCACTCATACTCATCCAACTTTCTCACAAATCTACGTCGAGCAATTTTTAGAATCgcgtttaaaaatatccattCTAATTGAAACAGGCGACACCGTGCCATTgcgtcatttttgttttctttttttgtcaaaaatagGGTCAGACGCCGTGAACACTAGAGTAGACACGCGTTTCACGCACTATGGCCACGGCCTAGTCGGtaacattaattttattattgttttttattccttttagTTGAACAAACATACATTTCGGCAATGTAATTGAGTCGAGCACAAGAAACTCTGAGCACCACGGTGTATTAGGCCAAATACGTGCGTACTACCGGCTATGGAAACCAAGGTTGTTTCAAGGTTTCATTtatcaaaatgaaattttagtGTAGccattttttaatgtttttcgtaTAGATTTCATAGATGTCTACTAAACTACACATCTCTTTCCTACACATATTTAgtgtgaattatttttttaagcttCACTACTAACGCCATATGGATGACGCTGCACCGTGCCGATCCCATAGTGCCGGCTTACAAATAAACCAACACTCGTCTACTTTGATGGACCGACCCGAGTGCGATTGGAACGAGGCGACCGAAAAATCTTGGCGCGATCGCAAACCTAGATCGAATGAGCCGATCAGTCCAATATAGTTTCTCGTTGGAGTCGGTAACATAAATGGCCCCGCTGGTGGTTTCTATCCTCCCGGGCTCCCCCTCATAGCGCCCCTTCCATCCGAAGGATTGGTAGCTGAGGGAGTTTCGGTGTACTATCCGATCGGAACGTTTAGCAAAACTCGTCCAAACCGCGAAAGTGTAGTGAGAAACGAAAGTAAATCACGGTGTCAAAGGTGTTAAGTTCGTATAAGGCAAACACATAACTGGCGAAAAAGTCCTTCTTAACCAGTGTCACCCGGATTTGGTAGAGTGTTTTAATTTCGTGCAAACTAGCGAGTCGCACCGCAAGCAAGTGAGACAGCCAGACAGTCGTCAGTGCTCTGTCCGTCGGGTAGTGTCTTTCCAACGGTGCCAAAAATATCGCCTATGAATTCATCCAACGGTCTGACAGGGATGAATGAGAATCCTCCCAAGCCGATGGCCACAGCGGCCACAACAGGTGTAAGTGCCGCAGGTGCTACggcttcaccaccaccaccagcaccaccggtAGTCGCCAGCGGCGGTGTCAGCGGCGTGGAGGACGGGGCCGCGGCCGAAGGAACCGGAGCTAACAATCAACCGAAACGAACACCACGGCGACCGGGAAAAGTGCAGCCGGAGCGTCCGAAGCGCGTCTTCTACTGCCTGACGGATAAGAATCCGTTGCGAGTTGTGTGCACCAAAGTGGTCGAGTGGAAGTACGTCTTGCCATGAGCGTCTTGCCATCGCGGTTTGCTTCCTTTGAATGTGTACAGTTCTCGTAgcgtgttttcctttcgtgtgTTGCTTTTGGGGATCGGGGATACTTACAAATGCGCTAATGACGCGCGAAATAAGTCACGAATGCGCGCGctcgtttgtgtttgtgtgtgtatcttTAGTGATTCGTGTTTTTTGCGGTTAAAGGAGAAGCACATGGtctatttatttacattttggcGATAGGTGAACCAATGAATAAAGCAGATACGGAAGAAAAATTCACAAATGTAAATATTATGTCAATCAACTCTTGTGATCGCGTTAAGGAAAACCTTTTCCTTATATTCTTAccagtttttcttcatttcacgTCTACTTAGCCtacgatgaaataaaaacattcaattgATATAAATTTTCGTATATCTCTTTTTACATACGTGCCATTGGAGAGTATTTGgtaaatttaatgtttattttaaaaacgctGCACCATGCTCATGAAAATACCTTGgcggaggcgcctggtcgttTATACTGTCATAAATTGATACCGATTGCGGTGAGATGATGTCGTATTGATAAGTGAAGgttgaacgaaaacaaatctcTTGATGGTCTTAAAATCCTGTACGTACCTGATAACATCTTGTGCTTAAAAGGGACCATGTTGTGTTTTCTCAAAAATGGAACGTTCCAAACTAAACATAAAGGGTAATAATATAgtatttatttcaaatgttcTTTATTAACCGTCATGTCTGCCCATTAAGGGCTTGCTGGATGTTTCCTTCTACGTCCATAAATACTCAGTGCTTCGCCAAAGGGAAGCGTTCGGTCTCAGTTAGGAATACTCCTGCGCTCGTGGAACGAACTTCAACAGCAAGCCGAGTTTCAAACATCACGATTGTACAAGACTCTCAGAAGGGgattaataatatttttataataataCTAGTATCCTATTAAGGTTTTTAAATTCCGATTTTCTTAGCAATAGCTTTAAATTTTGTTGTGCGAAACAGAAGCTttcaaaactttaaaaaaaatttaaagtgtaattttgttgttgttcttggaTTATGACATATATGTCATAAAATTTCAACattatattttcttaaatCTGTGAAAAAACGTTAATTTAGGTaaactattattattactattattatttctCTATTCCTGGACTGCTTTTGTGCATTATACGATATACGGTTTAACTGagtatttaattgaatttgaatggtGGCCCTTACtcactttatttttttctaagctaAGCTTTTTTTCTGAACTAAAACTAGAGCATAAAATCAAcgaatttaagtttttttagtTCAGTACCTTCACTCCtgcatcatttttcaaatttaaaaatgattagATGAAGTAGTATTTGAACCATTATCAGCTTATCAACTTTTTCCCAATACAGTGTGCTTATAACAACTTTTACTTCATTCCATAAAAGAAAGTAAACAGCAATAACAATTACTTGAACGACACAGCTTCCTTCATCCCCTTAGGCGTGCATGAAATTTTACAtttagaatataaaaaaaactaatcatATTCTG
Coding sequences within:
- the LOC131264437 gene encoding uncharacterized protein LOC131264437; its protein translation is MSAVPSCWSGEEARRKSTEEVGHLIKSNMTHKTERSLILLGLVLSNLVLCTWAFPQQHHQHTVTEQRKFAEKPNAIKKVALDDIEEIQTNQIQDGGFSWSNMLGLLMQMIFNGGGGGGGGNVPTKSDDIDNGVSSFGQSPWANVISVGLKIITTLLGGGGAGDGIDKVDNGGSPMQNVLAAVFTAMFGAKDPDQVNTMAKQAGEFINIVVNLLDALKTSFSHRSLTARSLGKKDVISDATVASLAMMKGYVRGTNQPEDRCMQKFLCEANSDCMSAIGGSSIFCQLGSYATSFILERQTGKAFDIFYEAGRNGRFGVDCRQLYLECNEV